A window from Rhizosphaericola mali encodes these proteins:
- a CDS encoding methionine aminotransferase, whose translation MYYPLSKLPNVGLTIFTEMSQLALQENAINLGQGFPDYPMDKQLIGLVNQAMLDGNNQYAHSNGIPLIRQKLAQKVADLYHSNIDPDTQITITPGGTYAIYTALTSFLQKDDEVILFEPAYDCYVPIIELNGAKPVYIQLQAPEYAIDWQEVRSKITNRTKAIIINSPQNPTGSVLSKQDIQELIAVTEGTDIIVISDEVYEHLIFDDLQHESILKYPELLKRGFACFSFGKTYNCTGWKLGYAISAPELMAEFRKVHQFNCFSSFTPTQVALARFLDNKAAYLELGKKMQAKRDFLQNALKNAPFKPLTSHGSYFHCYEYQGGLKETGIDLAKKITAQYKVATIPVSAFYHDGGAPNQILRFCFCKQDTTLEEAGRRLSIFN comes from the coding sequence ATGTATTATCCCTTATCCAAATTGCCCAACGTTGGCTTAACAATTTTTACAGAAATGAGCCAACTGGCATTACAAGAAAATGCCATCAATTTGGGACAGGGATTTCCAGATTATCCAATGGATAAGCAACTTATTGGTTTGGTAAATCAAGCCATGTTGGATGGCAATAACCAATATGCACACTCTAACGGAATTCCATTAATCCGACAAAAATTAGCGCAAAAAGTCGCAGATTTGTACCATTCCAATATAGATCCTGACACGCAGATTACGATCACTCCGGGCGGAACTTATGCTATTTACACAGCACTTACTTCTTTTTTGCAAAAAGACGACGAAGTTATTTTATTTGAACCAGCGTATGATTGCTATGTTCCAATCATCGAATTAAATGGCGCAAAACCTGTGTATATTCAATTACAAGCCCCTGAATATGCTATCGATTGGCAGGAAGTTAGAAGTAAAATAACGAATCGTACCAAAGCGATTATTATTAATTCTCCACAAAATCCAACAGGTTCTGTTTTATCCAAACAAGATATTCAGGAATTAATAGCAGTGACGGAAGGTACGGATATTATCGTTATCAGCGACGAAGTGTACGAACATCTCATTTTTGATGATTTGCAACATGAAAGTATTTTGAAATATCCCGAATTATTGAAACGTGGATTTGCATGTTTCTCTTTTGGGAAAACCTACAATTGTACCGGTTGGAAATTGGGATACGCCATCAGCGCTCCCGAATTAATGGCGGAATTTCGAAAAGTGCATCAGTTTAATTGCTTCAGTAGTTTCACCCCTACACAAGTTGCCTTAGCCCGATTTTTAGATAATAAAGCGGCATATTTGGAATTGGGTAAAAAGATGCAAGCTAAACGTGATTTTCTCCAAAATGCTTTAAAAAATGCACCATTTAAACCGTTGACAAGCCATGGAAGCTATTTTCATTGCTATGAATATCAAGGCGGTTTAAAAGAAACAGGAATTGACCTTGCTAAGAAAATCACCGCACAATATAAAGTCGCAACGATTCCAGTAAGTGCATTTTACCATGATGGAGGTGCGCCTAACCAAATTTTACGTTTTTGTTTTTGTAAACAAGATACAACATTAGAAGAAGCTGGAAGGAGATTGAGTATTTTTAATTGA